Within Bacillota bacterium, the genomic segment CCGGCTCCCAGCCGATCCACTCGATCCCCTCGACCCCGGCGAAGCGGCGCGCCATCACCTCCATGGCCTGGGGGTTGTCGTCGACGAGCAGGAAGCGCCGCCCCAGCGCCAGCGCGGCCGCGCCGGTGGTGCCGCTCCCCGCGAAGAAGTCCAGCACCAGGTCGCCCGGCCGCGAGCTGGCGGCCACGATCCGCCGGAGGAGCGCCAGGGGCTTCTGCGCCGGGTAGCCCGTCTTCTCGCGGCTCTTCGTCCCGACGATGCTCTGCCACCAGGTATCGGTGGGCGTCTTGCCGCGCGCCGCCTTCTCCGGCCCCACCAGCCCCGGCGCCAGGTAGGGGATGCGGTCCACCTCGTCCAGGCGGAAGACGTAGCGGCGCGGGTCCTTGACGTAGACCAGGATGTCGTCGTGCTTGGGCGGCCAGCGGCGCCGGCTCCGCCCGCCGTAGTCGTAGGCCCAGATCACCTCGTTGAGGAAGCAGCGCCGCCCGAAGATCCCGTCCAGCAGCACCTTGACGTAGTGGACCTCGCGGTAGTC encodes:
- a CDS encoding site-specific DNA-methyltransferase, with the protein product MTANRNVPFPTPCLRASGGPRCATIGRGRGLPAVEATPGARHRIIFGDNLPVLRQLPDGSVDLIYVDPPFNTGRERRRATLRTERAGSGEAGDRTGFLGRRYRTTRLEERAFPDAFDDYLGWLEPRLAEARRVLAGHGTLYVHLDYREVHYVKVLLDGIFGRRCFLNEVIWAYDYGGRSRRRWPPKHDDILVYVKDPRRYVFRLDEVDRIPYLAPGLVGPEKAARGKTPTDTWWQSIVGTKSREKTGYPAQKPLALLRRIVAASSRPGDLVLDFFAGSGTTGAAALALGRRFLLVDDNPQAMEVMARRFAGVEGIEWIGWEP